The Humulus lupulus chromosome 7, drHumLupu1.1, whole genome shotgun sequence region GGGAGTGAGAACCAATCAACTATCAAAGTCCTATGTGGatccaaagtcatatctcaaCGTGGCAGATAAGAAGAGCTTACGAAAGGGGTCATCTTGCGGCTAAGAATGAATGCCATGCAAGCAACTTGGAacaacacaaatatatatatatatatatatatgtatattatcatattttaattcCTTTTTTTATGACAATCATAATTTGCCAAATGCACCTCAATTCTTATACATTTTTAATTTTCATAATCCTTACACTATTTCCACCTTCACTCAATTCTAAGCTGATCAAATCtcacattcatttttttttattatgtcaaTGGTTTATTGCTGAATTTGTGATCCTAGAAATGCCCTTTTTACACTAGATTTCATAAGATTATTCACTACTTGATGGTGAAGAAGCATAAAAATTAAGGGTTTTTGCTAGTTCATTAAGGAggaccaaaaagaaaagaaaagcgtAAATAGGTGTCCTAATAAGAAATTGGAGAAAAGGCAGGTGTAGAAATGGAATGTATGGACAGCAAACCATTTAATAAGACAATAAAGTCACTATCCAGGCTAGGTGGTTTAGTTATACACATAGTTGgggaaattagaagcatggggttgAGAAAGCAATGTGAAGGATAAAGCGATAATGGGTTGTCAACCACACCTCTCCCTGGAACCAACACCACACACCACTACCCCAACTTCTGTCTGATTTTTCTCCTCTCTTCGATCTCTTCTTTTTCATATTTTGATTTTATCTGTAATTGTTTTGACACCCATCGCTCTCAATTTTGTAACTTTCGACTTTGTGGTGTGTGgttcatatcatttttttttcttaaccctagctataaaataaattatactcCTACAGTCCTCtactatacatataaatataaatgttgTATTTGTATTAAATTTGCATGCATGTGTACTTAGCTTGAATTTAGAACCACATGAGCACAAAGTTGAGTCAGATAAACATAATCAAGCATAGCATACCAAATTACCAAATACATTAGCGTGACATAGCCGAATTTTGAATTTGGTTGTACATTCAGATGACTCGATCCCAGAAGTTATTTTCGCCGCAATGGAGATCTTTTACTTTTCATTGTGGAATTCAATGACTATTAAAATTGACAAAGTTAGATTAGAAGATGATAACTAGAGGTCACGACGTTATGGATTAAAACAAATGGAAAGTCTCGTAATGATTCCATCAGTAAAGACAATAGAATTCATTCACCGCGTTGTTTATATAAATGGTCAACTTATGGAATTTTTCTGAGCTTTTAATGTAAACTTATTTTGCTTTTACGAGCAAAAAAAGTATACATTTATGGCCAAAACACCAATGAAAATTATGAAATATTATATTAGCTTCCACCTTGGCACAGACAAGGATTTGGACTAGTGAAAATGTAACCGTGACATGAAGAGGAAAATGCTTCACGGAATCTGTGAAAATTCATGTATCGACAAGGCAACACAATTTGCAAGAATGAAATTTAGCCAAAATTATTGCAAAATTGATAATGTACACTTTCCGATAGGCCTAATACACATGTTCTCTTCAATGTAGGTTGTATACATCAGATGAGTGACAAGTAATCCTTTCCCTAACTTTCACTATACAAGTAAACAAATTAAACTGAACTCATCTTCAGAAAAgttaaaacagaaaaaaaaaaatagagggggaaaaatggaagcaagactccTTGAGTGTTGCATGTGGCAAGGACTTTGGCTCTTTTACTCGGCCTCTTTTACTCAGCCAGCCGCTTGGTCCGATGTTTTAATGTTATAATCGAATGCACATCCGACTCGGATCAGTCACCGAATACCGCAGGTATCTGCAAAAAATTTATTCCCATGGTTGAAAAAATCTCCAGAGAATATGTCAAGGGCTTGGGCAGTTGATGCTACTAGGTAAGCGCTTTCATCAACCACTTTACTCTCATGCCTACTGAACACCTGATGAGAAACCTTGTTTTGGGGCTAATCCAGTTTGACGCATCCTATAGGGCCTGTCATTACCATCACGTCTATTTTCAAATGGTGCTGCCCCAAGAATTCCCAATGAGTTGGGGTCTGATATTCGGTTCCCATTACTCAATGATCTTTGAGGTGGGGCCTGAACTTGGATATGACTCTCAGTTTCTGCCCTTCTCCTTCGTTTCCATGCTTCAAATTTGGCTGTATCCATGCCTTTGAGAAAGGGCTCTGAACCTGGGAAGTTTTCCATATTTCTGTAACCTCTTTGCCGGGAGAAAGGAATGAAAGGATTTGAATCCCCATTGGCATTGGCATGGGAAGGACCTGCCTCCTCCCCCCGCTCTAGTTTTAGTTTAGAGTAAATTTGATGCAGTCTCTCCCCAGACAAATTTGAAAAGGTCGACACATAGTTCCACAAACGCATAGTCATCCCTGCACACAAGTATCCAATTACAGCATGAAATTTAACAGCAAATTTACTTTTTTTATGCAAGATCAACAAAACAAAGCATGAGAGAAAACATACGATCCTGTCTATATGGCTCCTCCTCATGCTCTATAACAATTTGATCTATTTTCCGTCCAAGAAGCTGTAAATAATTTCTAATTTTTGAAAGCACCtgtaaataaagaaataaaggaACATCATTAGGAACATTCTATTGTAGCATCCAGTTGGGGAAAGAATTTAAGAaaacaagaataaaataaaaaagtagaAGTACTATGTACTTTATCCTTTGGAAGATTAGCACTGGTAGTTTGCAATCGCTGAAGACGTCCCAGAGTTTTCATTTGATCAACCATTACATCTTCACACCATTCCATCCATTTTTCTTCCTTAAACTTCTCATATACTTCTTCATTATCTGACATTTCACCCTCCTCCTTAACTAAAGGTTCAACTTTTTGGGATCTTGCAGATCGGTCCTTGTTCATTTTACCAACAATCAGAGCTGACCCTGCTTTTCCTTTCTTGACTCGGCTCTGAGATATAGGCACATTAAGGATATTTTCTCTGTCCTTCTTAGAACCTTTCCGACCCACTTTAGCACTGGAATTTTTACCTCCAAAAGCTGCGAGTTCCTGATCCCACAAGTACCGAAAATAAGTTCATGCAATCCAAAGACCAAAACAAACTAATTCTTACTAGTTACCAATAAGGAAAAGCCAATAGTCAATAAATATTAGCAACATAAACGCAAAAGAAAAGAGTCATAAATATACCAGCATAAAGAATGGGGGCTTCAACTTAAATATAGCAGCCAGAACAGGTTAAAAAAATATGCATAAAAAACACAGCACATGATGGTGCTGGTTCTAGAGAAAACTCATTCACGACAGTGCAAAAATTTCAGACCATATCTGATGCAATCAGCATTGATGACTATCATGACCAAATACAAAGCCAAATTAGAGAATCATACATGCATATTCAACATATACATGTACAGATTCCAAGAACACAATTTCAAAAAACCAAAATGACATTGTATGAATATATGAATCCatttttctgtttttctttcttttattaaatataaatattaaaataaaaataaaaataaaacgcAATCAATTACTGAGAAACAAAACCATATTTTCCAGGACAGATAGTACATATTTTCCAGGACAGATAGTAAATAAGTCAATAAGCATAAAATACAGACTTCCTTTTTTGTTCTTTCTCCTACAAGCCAAATTATAAGTTATTAgaccaataataataattttccCACTCCAATTTATTACCAGCTTAAGCAAGAAGATACTATGTTGGTAAGGGAAACATTACCATTTCAAGTAGTGCATTAGCGCGGTCTCTCAAATTAGGAGCACGGGGTAGAAAAGTTTCGTGATGTTGAAGTTCCACTGGAGCAATCTTCTTCATAAGGCCAAGCCTTTCGTCTAATCTTATCTTTTCCCAATTGCCAAATCCATGGTAATGGATTCCCAAAAGTAATCTTGCATCATCAACTAGAATAATAAACACGGTAAAACACCTTTCTTatcaaataaaaatgaaaaatgaatTTCAGGAAAATAATCAGCACATACTTTGATTCCAACCACATCCTTTTGACCAGTTTGAAGGTTTCAGGTAAGTCAAGGCGCGGAATTGTGCAATTGGGTCTTCATAACGACTGATACGCTTAGCTAAAAGTTGAAGTTCTTGAACACGTGAGAGTATATCATTAGCCTTCACAGGAACTCCAAAAAAGTCCAACAAGGGCCCCTAGAGATGAATGCCACATAAACCTTTTAGATAATGAAAGTCATATAATTCTCAAGAAACATATAGGATCTGGTAGTTTAAGTCAACAGATATCACAAGTggaaaaagaaaacataaaatcacaaacctttgggtccaaactTCCTACTTCTACAGCTTCTTTACTGCCATCTATCAATATATTGAAAAGCTCAATTTGTGCATCAGTCTGAGCTGCTGCAACTGCACCTCCAACCTCCTCTGTTATCAAGCTGATTTGGCTCTCATTTCCAAATTTCAGGACCTAAATTCCAATCAAGGTAGTACAAACTAAGTCAAAACGTGAGAAATATAGGACAAACCTAAATTCCAATTGACAAAGAAGTAGGAAACATTGATTTACAGAGTCCATTGATTTAATCCGTAGAATCCAAAACTTCAAGTAAAGTCAGGATTTCGAAGATAGAAGAATATGAAGGGTGTCATTTTAGAAGCCTAATCTTGGAAATCGGCTTTTAACATGATAGTATATGCGTATTATGGAGACTTTCCTTGGGTAAACATCTGGAAAACCCCTATGCCTCCTAAAGTGAAGGTATTTATTTGGATGCTGTGTCTGGGAAAACTAAATGTTCATGCCTCTATtcaaaaagagagagagagagagagagagacctaCTGCATGCTTTTCCCAGGGTGGTGTGTTATGTGCAAGAAGAGCGGGGAAGACAACAATCACCTATTTCTACAATGTTCCCTTTCTCTCAGTTTATGGTTCAGAATTCTGAAGGGACTCGGCATTCTGTGGTGCATTCCAAAGAATTCCAGAGATCTCCTTAATTACCATTGTATTGGTAACAAAACTAAAAGTTGTCATGGGGAGCATGGAGGTGATTACTTGGTGGGCAATTTGGTTAGAAAGCACTAAGAGAATCTTAGGATTTGAAGGTGATCAGCTTTAGGAAAGAATCAAATGTCGGGTGACCATTTGGCTGGTTAATGTTAGGCAGTTTAAAGACGCACCTTTCTCTGATCTAAGCAGAGATTGGCATAACCCCTCGTAATTTTGTTCTGCTTTTTTCATGTAAGATATTTTCCTACTTTGTGCTTGTACTTCTTTTCTAATTAATAAAGCTTGAAGttttgtttcaaaaaaaaaaaagagaattaaCCAAAAGCCAAAGCGTGAGAAGAAAAGTCCAGGACAAATTATCACAATaggagattaaaaaaaaaaagccatcaTTCTTAGCCATTAAAAACAGCATATCAAAGTTCAAAAAACTTTACAGAAAAATGGAATAATTTATGAACTATGATtatactacaaaattaaataGATCATTACCGCACGAGAAAACCGTAATGCATCCCTCTTCGACAAATTCCCACAGGACCATCTTCTTGATTGAGCAGATGCTCCCTCAATCATAGGTGCTGCAGGGGCTGAATAGTCTGCTTTGCGCCGTTTCTGAGATCTCTCCAGTGGCTCAGATTCTTTCTTCTTCCGTTTACTACTTCGCTCAGGTTGTGGAGCTTCTGCATAACTCTTAGTGTTCCTTGCAGCACGGGGAACAAGTGCTTCCTAAAAACAAATAATTGATTAACTAATTAAATCATTAATGACAAAACAACTtcattagaaattaaaaaaaaaaatacttaaaatccTAAAATATGCAACTGAAACTTCTTTACAAATTGGAATGATTAAACAATATAAGAAAGCAAAGAGATTCATACTTCCGCTTGGGCTATTGCATCAGGCTTTATCCACCGACTCCAGAAACTTCCATCATCTTCAGTAGTGCCAAAATTGGCAACCTGAACATTTATATAATCCAGAAATGAAAAAACTTTCATATGGAACACAAAAATCTATAAGTCAGTGCAAAAATGTAAGCAGAAGCAACTATGTGACTAGAACATCAACTCTTCCAtaaccaagaaaaaaaaaactcggAAAATAACAATGAGGAAGTTGGGAGAAAATTGATGACGATGAACATAGAATTTTCTTGCCTTAAAAGCACTCAATAATTCATTGCCCTGCTCTCCTTCAGCTTCCTTCTCTTCCACCTTCTCTGCTCTTTCAAGAATCTCGTCAATATCCATACTCAAGAGCCTTTTCTTACTTTCTTCTTCATTCTTCTCTTCTTTAAAAAGTTCCTCTGCTCCAAATCTCAAGATAGCTGAAAGCTCATTCTGCAATGGTGTAATAGAAAATGGCAATTAGAGAAGACATGAGAGAGAAAAATAGTATGGAAACTCTAcattgcattttttttaaaaactaagttTCCTGCCTAACCCTACAATATTTGGGGACCAGAAAACTATAGCAATTGCAATTGCAATGTAGGTACCCAAGAGGGACTCAACCTTGTGGAGGCAAACCACATGCTTGACCATTGGAGCTACCCCTCTTGGGTTACTCTACATTGAATATTGATGTACAGAGAAAGAGAATTAGGGGCCTGGGAAAGGAGTTGAAGGGCCAGGGGAAAGATAACCACAACTAATCACCCACTGATAATCTACTTAATCATTTtttaacagaaaaaaaaaaatttgtacatAATCCAACTGATTCAGGAAACTATTTCAAAACACCCCCACAGGACCCataccttgtcaaaataactccCCTTTTTTGCTTCTTTCTTCTCCAATCTGCCTTCTGCATTCAATTTCTGGATCACCAGGTGGTCAAGAACCTAAATGATACATGTAGAGATGTAAGTAAAACTTGTGAGAGAAAACAAAAGGCATTATTAGACTCTATAAAGCAAACAAATTTCTCAAGAATTTGAAGAGAATATCATCAACCATCTTTTTCTTAGCTCGCTCCAAGATATCTTCCTCAACACTTTTGCTTGTGACAAATCTGTAGATGTTCACAACTTCTTGTTGGCCGATTCTATGAGCTCTACTCATTGCCTGAAAATGAACGCATTAATTAAGTAAAACCATTTTCTCTGATTTTATTCTGCAATGAAAAAACTCATaacaaataacataaaatacccaaaagaaattaaaaaattaaaaggagATTTCATTTCAATCAAACCTGTAGGTCATTTTGAGGGTTCCAGTCCGAATCAAATATGATAACTGTATCTGCTGTTGCAAGGTTGATACCTAGGCCACCTGCCCGAGTTGAAAGAAGGAAGCAGAAATCATCACTACCAGGTGCATTAAAATGATCCATTGCTTGCTGACGCAGTTCAGCCTTAGTGCTGCCATCTAGCCTTTGAAATTGAAACCCTCTATGAGACATATATTCTGCTAGTATATCCAGCATTCTTACCATCTGCAATAAATCAGTATTATTAATTTAACCATCAGCAAATACTTATCTGGGCATTGAGTAATACAATATACTGCGAAGACATAATCAGTCTTAGATAGATAACTCCCATACTACAATAGTAAAGATACAGGAACACTAAAAATCGGCAACATGCCTTTTATTTATCTAGATAATATTGGCATTATAATTTTCTTCAGTATGAAAGAAAACTAACATGGTCATCAAAATGAAGATAACAATTAAAGAGCGTAGAATAACAAGTCTCGCCTTTTCAAAATAAGTAAAGAAATAAATCACAACTCTCACAAAATAACCCAAGGAACCAAAACACCATACACTCAGAAAAACAATAACTTATTTTATTAAACCAAACTGAAGAAATAATCTGAATTGGCCAGCGTTCATGCAAGGAGGAAATATGAGAAAGGGAAAAGAAACACAAACAAACATAACATGGGAGAACCAAACAAAACACTCAATCTCATACACACAATCGAAGAACCAAACACTTGAATCTTgtctcaaataaccaaaaatttaATGCTATCCAACATTGTCTTCAAAATCTACAAAGATTTCTCTTATTCCTCTCCAACCAAGTATCCATCTACTTCCTAATTCTGAAGTCTTAATTACTAAATAAACGCGGCTGGATTAGCAAACAAGcctgacaaaaaaaaaatagccCATTTAGGAAATGAAAAATAAAACTTACATagataatttatatatttattgacATAAATGTCCAGTTGGGGATTCCATCAACTTCAAAGGTCTAAAATAATAGTATACTCCACAAATGCTAGTACCATAAATAAACTTGCAACATTTCTTCATGCTCAATTTTACTTATAAATCATATACATGACAAAGTCATAGCATCAAGAAACATAATGCCAGATACTGTTCTAACATAACAAGTTAAGTTTTGTTAATTTTGACAAAAGAGCatagaaaaaaaattcttatactGCTTTGATGCCTACAAAAAACCATCTACTTTGGATTCTTCCATTGAATGTCGAATGAAAATATGAAACCAGAGTGCTTTGAAGCCTAAAAAAAACCATGTACTTTAGGATTCTTCTACTGAATGGCAAATGAAGAAATGAAACCAAAGTGCTTTGATGCCTACAAAAAATCATGTACTTTGGACACCATGGTTCAAGAACTGGACATAAAGTGAGGAACACATAATTCATAGAGAGACATAAGCATGTTGGTGTAACATGCCAATTGAAAAAAGACATGCCATTATTACAAAATAACAGAAGAACAATGTTGCTAATACTTGGAACGTTGGTACATCAAAAAATTATGGCTTTAATATTAACATTACAAGCATTTTGGCTTGCTTAGATACAGAGTGCCCTATGACTACGAGACACTACAATTCCTAGAATATAGTAAGAAAAATGGTAAAAGTAAACAAAGAATTATATCCAAATGAAAAACAAAGCAGAAGTTTAAGCACAACAAGTGTTGCACTCTAATCAAGCTTCATAGCTTCAAGCAACCTCTCAAAAAACATATCAAGCACAATAGCATCTTAAACAAACCTGGGAAAAAATTAAAACACGATGCTTTGTCTCATGCAACCTAACAAGCAGCTTATCGAGTATAACTAACTTCCCACTGCTCAAAATAATTCTCTCAAGTTTACTGCTATCATTGGTTCTTGAGTCGCCACCATAACCATGGTCTGCACTCTCAAACAGGAAGGGGTGATTGCAGCACTTCTTCAACTCAACCACAATATTTAAAAGTGAAACCtgaaaataatgaaaataattattaCACAAATGTTTCAGCAATTGCTTAATACGAAAACTAGAACCACACTATGATGTTGATATGGAATGGTGAAGTTTTATCCATGGTAAACTTATGAGTAATAACATATCAAATTTCCAGTAGACACTAACAGAACATGGACACTAGAATCACAATACTGGCGTTGCTAaagaatattaatttattaaaacaaaaaactCTAGAAAGAAAAATCTCTTCCACCAATATTAATTTGGCATTTCCATGGAAGCATTATGTTATACATAAGAAGTTACAAAGACACCCATAAAATATGTACATTAAATTCCCTGTCAAAGCAAATTCAATAATAAAACCAAAATCAATTGAAAACCAACAGGATAGAATAAATCAAGAAGAGGAGTTCCAGAAGCAAAGAAAGGCAAATGATAGGTCCCAGTACATTAATAGAATATAGATAGTAGAGAGGTTTGTGGGTAATTGTAGTGATGGATAGTGGATGCGCTGAAATAGTCTAGTATATAcaaagaagaagaatgaaggacGCATGATGATCGTAATGAATTGAGCAGTAGCTCTTGAGAGTGTTCTGGGGGGTAAATTCCACCACCACTTGTGGCTAAAAATGATCAAACTAACAAAAGAAGCAATTGGCCAAGAGCTGCTTGTGCTTTTTCCCTATATTCAAAGTCACCCTGTCTCGTATCATATCTCACAGTTTAGCATTTATGTTTCCTTCTCCATCATTGGGGCTGGTTCAATAGTCCAGCTTTTAACGGATCATGCCTTTATattttggtcaaaagtcaacTTTTCTTTAAAGAAACATCAACTTGTATTAATGCTAAAATAATACAAGAGTAAAGTGAGTGAGAAAACACCCAGATCATCAAACAAGCAAAAGGAGAAGAGCTAAACTGTCACCCATACTTATGATAAACCACATCCATCAAAAACTAACAATAGACATATAATACCTCTAAATTCTTCAAAAAATATTTGCAACACATAATACCTGATTCCCACGAACTCCTTTGTTCAAGTCATGGAAGTTGCGTTCCAATATCCACTTATAGTACCTAAATGAAATATGTTAGCATCAAACATGCAGAGAGTAAATTGACTGATATTAT contains the following coding sequences:
- the LOC133788704 gene encoding protein CHROMATIN REMODELING 5 isoform X6, yielding MAFFRNFSSESVSHSDLEEKTQGKTVNRIHSSVGNEDVDVTSSEKEFDINMDAPDQSEGELDDASRSQNEATVNDGIISVANLQPSGRRSAMAGKWGSTFWKDCQPMHSQNGSDSGQDSDCKNVDGLEYNSSDDREQREQRLDSEDDDGPKDAMKGHQGPSDVPTDEMLSDEYYEQDGKEQNDLMHYRGFPHSLGSNSEQQLKPAAGNKNTARSSRVLNGSENFGDGDEDDNNNDDADYEEDEDEDDPDDADFEPDYGITSERTLKKDKNWGGAESEEEDDSDNELDMSDEDDSYYARKSKSKQRGKGGHIVKSTRERKLYQGSGQQRRGKSSFEDDESLGEDSESDSDVGFKSTRKGSHQRKTSGRSTFSINATGRNNEVRTSSRSVRKVSYVESDESEDADESKKKNLQKVQSSCVPEELEEEDSDCIEKVLWHQPKGVAEEALRSKRSTDPVLLSYLFDSEPNWNEMEFLIKWKGQSHLHCQWKSFSELQNLSGFKKVLNYTKKVTDEVRFRKTVTREEIEVNDVSKEMDLDLIKQNSQVERIIADRISKDSSGDVIPEYLVKWQGLSYAEATWEKDVDITFAQDAIDEYKAREAEISVQGKLVDPQRKKSKASLRKLDEQPEWLRGGKLRDYQLEGLNFLVNSWRNDTNVILADEMGLGKTVQSVSMLGFLQVSLLNIVVELKKCCNHPFLFESADHGYGGDSRTNDSSKLERIILSSGKLVILDKLLVRLHETKHRVLIFSQMVRMLDILAEYMSHRGFQFQRLDGSTKAELRQQAMDHFNAPGSDDFCFLLSTRAGGLGINLATADTVIIFDSDWNPQNDLQAMSRAHRIGQQEVVNIYRFVTSKSVEEDILERAKKKMVLDHLVIQKLNAEGRLEKKEAKKGSYFDKNELSAILRFGAEELFKEEKNEEESKKRLLSMDIDEILERAEKVEEKEAEGEQGNELLSAFKVANFGTTEDDGSFWSRWIKPDAIAQAEEALVPRAARNTKSYAEAPQPERSSKRKKKESEPLERSQKRRKADYSAPAAPMIEGASAQSRRWSCGNLSKRDALRFSRAVLKFGNESQISLITEEVGGAVAAAQTDAQIELFNILIDGSKEAVEVGSLDPKGPLLDFFGVPVKANDILSRVQELQLLAKRISRYEDPIAQFRALTYLKPSNWSKGCGWNQIDDARLLLGIHYHGFGNWEKIRLDERLGLMKKIAPVELQHHETFLPRAPNLRDRANALLEMELAAFGGKNSSAKVGRKGSKKDRENILNVPISQSRVKKGKAGSALIVGKMNKDRSARSQKVEPLVKEEGEMSDNEEVYEKFKEEKWMEWCEDVMVDQMKTLGRLQRLQTTSANLPKDKVLSKIRNYLQLLGRKIDQIVIEHEEEPYRQDRMTMRLWNYVSTFSNLSGERLHQIYSKLKLERGEEAGPSHANANGDSNPFIPFSRQRGYRNMENFPGSEPFLKGMDTAKFEAWKRRRRAETESHIQVQAPPQRSLSNGNRISDPNSLGILGAAPFENRRDGNDRPYRMRQTGLAPKQGFSSGVQ